A single region of the Mustela lutreola isolate mMusLut2 chromosome 2, mMusLut2.pri, whole genome shotgun sequence genome encodes:
- the FETUB gene encoding fetuin-B → MGLLLPLVLCTLAACCSARSVPPQTPPSIMLSRGCNDSDVLTVADFALQDINRDRKDGYVLSLNRVRDVREHRQVLGSVFYLTLDVLETDCHVLTRKAWKDCGVRYIHRSVYGQCKAIYYVNRPERILYLSAYNCTLRPVSRRGIHTMCPDCPFPTNLSDPEYLEAALESLAKYNSENPSKQYSLVQVTQASRQWVVGPAYFVEYLIKESPCTKSQASNCALQPPDSEPVGLCTGSVTQTPMEKFVSVSCNFFEQQGPASVGEVNAANQGPVHLPGVEESQQKVVAPTPGLSPKAVPKGSVQHLPDLDDQKNPEDPEENYHAEPCPVKLDLTTNPRGETLDVSFLFMGPAEQKLLVLPFPKDERHSAECPGPAQQNNPLILPP, encoded by the exons ATGGGTCTGCTCCTACCCTTGGTGCTCTGCACACTGGCTGCATGCTGCAGTGCTAGATCTGTACCCCCGCAAACCCCCCCCTCAATTATGCTCTCTCGTGGCTGCAATGACTCAGATGTTCTGACAGTTGCAGACTTTGCCCTTCAGGACATCAACAGGGACCGAAAAGATGGCTATGTGCTGAGCCTCAACCGAGTGAGGGATGTACGCGAACACAGACAG GTCCTGGGATCTGTGTTCTATCTCACACTGGATGTGTTAGAAACGGACTGCCATGTACTCACCAGGAAGGCATGGAAGGACTGTGGGGTGAGGTACATTCATAGATCG GTTTATGGTCAGTGCAAAGCAATATATTATGTTAACAGGCCAGAAAGGATTCTCTACTTATCTGCTTATAACTGTACTCTTCGCCCAG TTTCTCGAAGAGGAATACACACAATGTGCCCtgactgccccttccccaccaacTTGTCAGATCCTGAGTATCTGGAAGCTGCCCTTGAGTCTCTTGCAAAATACAACAGTGAGAACCCCTCAAAGCAGTATTCTCTTGTCCAAGTCACCCAGGCTTCTAGACAG TGGGTGGTTGGCCCTGCCTACTTTGTGGAATACTTAATCAAAGAGTCACCATGTACCAAATCCCAGGCCAGCAACTGTGCACTTCAGCCCCCTGATTCTGAG CCTGTTGGTCTTTGCACAGGTTCCGTGACTCAAACACCAATGGAAAAGTTTGTCTCCGTGTCTTGTAACTTCTTTGAACAACAG GGCCCTGCCTCTGTAGGGGAAGTCAATGCTGCTAACCAGGGACCTGTACATCTCCCTGGGGTGGAAGAGTCTCAGCAGAAAGTCGTAGCTCCTACTCCCGGCTTGTCCCCCAAAGCTGTGCctaaaggatctgtccaacaccTCCCCGATTTGGATGACCAGAAGAACCCCGAGGATCCTGAGGAAAACTACCATGCTGAGCCCTGCCCTGTGAAGCTGGATCTTACCACAAATCCTCGGGGAGAAACATTGGATGTGTCCTTCCTTTTCATGGGGCCTGCAGAGCAGAAGCTTCTTGTCCTGCCTTTCCCCAAGGATGAACGACACTCTGCTGAGTGCCCAGGGCCAGCCCAGCAGAATAACCCTCTTATCCTTCCACCATGA